In the genome of Candidatus Nitrosotenuis sp. DW1, one region contains:
- a CDS encoding cation:proton antiporter, whose amino-acid sequence MEDHFIQVVIGVCILLFAAKLMAELFVRLKLPIVLGELIAGMIVGPFAFGSFFTIGGETILQLSGEIKILGEIGAIVILFMAGLEMTPREFLRGGKASFTVGTLGVIVPFFVGFFVFQLFGFHAYQAMLVATALTATSIAISVQVLSEFGKLKSAEARLIIGAAVVDDILAIAVLSIVTSIGGGTDTVDVAEISFTILKVLGFFAAMAIVAIFVVPKIASSGMWKAGGSVEGVVTAVFFGTAGLAASIGLSPILGSFVVGMALASSKVFERVEHYISKLGLIFAPLFFAIIGAQVDFRGLSPEILILAAIVIAVAITTKLAGCGLPAWIFLRNKQQAKRVGIGMISRGEVGLIVAGVGLTSGVLTSDVYSTIIIMVAVTTLITPIWLKLEYRKELGAKTD is encoded by the coding sequence ATGGAAGATCATTTCATTCAGGTAGTTATCGGCGTTTGCATATTGTTGTTTGCCGCAAAGCTGATGGCAGAATTATTTGTAAGGCTCAAGCTTCCAATCGTTTTAGGCGAGCTCATAGCTGGAATGATTGTAGGCCCCTTTGCATTTGGCTCGTTCTTCACAATAGGCGGAGAGACAATACTGCAACTAAGTGGAGAAATAAAGATTCTAGGTGAGATAGGAGCAATCGTGATTTTGTTCATGGCAGGACTTGAAATGACTCCGCGCGAGTTCCTCAGGGGCGGCAAGGCATCATTTACGGTAGGCACCTTGGGAGTAATTGTGCCATTTTTTGTGGGATTTTTCGTGTTTCAATTATTTGGATTTCATGCGTATCAGGCAATGCTTGTGGCCACGGCGCTAACAGCTACCAGCATTGCAATTTCAGTTCAAGTGCTAAGTGAGTTTGGCAAACTGAAAAGCGCAGAAGCAAGGCTGATAATTGGAGCGGCAGTCGTCGACGACATTTTAGCAATCGCGGTCCTATCAATTGTAACATCGATCGGAGGCGGAACGGACACTGTTGACGTAGCTGAAATTTCATTTACCATTTTGAAGGTACTTGGATTCTTTGCAGCAATGGCAATTGTCGCCATTTTTGTTGTCCCAAAAATCGCATCTTCAGGCATGTGGAAGGCAGGAGGAAGCGTTGAGGGAGTTGTAACTGCCGTGTTTTTTGGAACCGCAGGATTGGCAGCCTCAATCGGCCTATCCCCGATACTAGGTTCGTTTGTTGTAGGAATGGCGCTTGCGTCATCAAAAGTCTTTGAGAGAGTCGAGCACTACATTAGCAAGCTAGGCCTGATCTTTGCACCCTTGTTTTTTGCAATAATAGGCGCACAAGTAGACTTTAGGGGACTAAGCCCTGAGATACTGATTCTTGCTGCAATAGTAATAGCGGTTGCAATTACTACAAAATTAGCAGGGTGTGGATTACCAGCATGGATATTTCTCAGAAACAAACAGCAGGCAAAACGAGTCGGGATCGGCATGATATCACGAGGAGAGGTAGGCCTCATAGTTGCAGGAGTCGGCCTTACCAGCGGAGTTCTGACTTCAGATGTGTACTCTACAATCATCATAATGGTGGCAGTCACCACACTGATAACTCCAATTTGGTTGAAATTAGAATATAGAAAAGAACTCGGTGCCAAGACAGATTAA